A stretch of the Haloplanus aerogenes genome encodes the following:
- a CDS encoding high-potential iron-sulfur protein produces MKYPYNRRTILKTIGAGSITTTIAGCSGNGGDGGGGEATATATATESDGEAGEPNHDVPHPENDTVPDAEATGESLSGGQREPGNQSEPDNASVMLQHTPSGGQSCGSCALYVPDENGDGYGACTSVAGKIHPCDWCLLYTEYSGGDWENPCEQV; encoded by the coding sequence GGGGAGCATCACGACGACGATTGCGGGCTGTTCCGGGAACGGCGGCGACGGTGGTGGCGGCGAAGCTACGGCGACGGCGACGGCGACGGAGTCGGACGGGGAAGCTGGGGAGCCGAACCACGACGTTCCCCACCCCGAGAACGACACCGTCCCCGACGCCGAGGCGACCGGAGAGTCGCTCTCCGGGGGGCAGCGCGAACCCGGCAATCAGTCGGAACCGGACAACGCGAGCGTGATGCTCCAGCACACGCCGAGTGGCGGACAGAGCTGTGGCAGCTGTGCGCTGTACGTCCCGGACGAGAACGGGGACGGATACGGCGCGTGTACGAGTGTCGCCGGGAAGATCCACCCCTGTGACTGGTGTCTCCTGTACACCGAGTACAGCGGTGGCGACTGGGAAAATCCGTGTGAGCAGGTGTGA